A section of the Candidatus Moraniibacteriota bacterium genome encodes:
- a CDS encoding sigma-70 family RNA polymerase sigma factor translates to MHASLTFPLSDHSLPGNILLTDALGIARYANEGIAERTGFSVAEIIDSKPGQLWGGQMSRSFYDRMWQSLRTDSVPFVGRVTNRTKQGERYEELLAVTPLMRSDGAVAYLALRPAHLGEQDRFLEEWRGVFASRATSAAKALPWLQRWFPESGATDAEPGATLADWIETQWVKPIRARFQRRSEDRVLVERAQRDPNQFRQLYDKYHMTVQKYFVRHLPGQDDQISDLTQDTFVRAFERLDGYETRNAAYGTYLLRIAHSVLLNTYRHQAMLELSPDYSVPETVRPAEMDWIWETPELNPREQVVLSAYYREGFSVREISRGLGISENATKLLMSRARKKIRPLLGSV, encoded by the coding sequence ATGCATGCCAGTCTCACGTTTCCACTCTCAGACCACTCACTCCCCGGCAATATCCTCCTGACGGATGCTCTGGGCATTGCTCGCTATGCCAATGAAGGGATTGCCGAGCGGACTGGTTTTTCGGTGGCCGAAATCATTGACTCCAAGCCGGGGCAACTCTGGGGCGGACAGATGTCACGGTCGTTTTATGATCGCATGTGGCAGTCGCTCCGGACGGACTCTGTACCGTTCGTCGGTCGAGTGACGAATCGAACCAAGCAAGGTGAACGCTACGAAGAGCTGTTGGCAGTCACGCCGCTCATGCGTTCCGATGGGGCGGTCGCTTATCTCGCGCTGCGTCCCGCCCATCTCGGGGAACAGGATCGATTCCTCGAAGAATGGCGGGGTGTCTTCGCCTCGCGTGCGACGAGTGCCGCGAAGGCACTGCCCTGGCTGCAGCGCTGGTTTCCTGAGTCGGGAGCTACGGACGCAGAGCCGGGTGCGACTTTGGCAGACTGGATTGAGACACAGTGGGTGAAGCCGATACGGGCGCGGTTTCAACGCCGCTCGGAGGATCGGGTGCTCGTTGAGCGTGCACAGCGGGATCCGAATCAGTTCCGTCAGCTCTATGACAAGTATCATATGACCGTTCAAAAATATTTCGTGCGGCATCTGCCCGGCCAAGACGATCAGATCTCGGACTTGACCCAGGATACATTCGTCCGAGCCTTTGAACGACTGGATGGCTATGAGACTCGTAATGCTGCCTACGGCACCTACCTCCTTCGGATCGCGCACAGTGTGCTCTTGAATACCTATCGGCATCAGGCCATGCTGGAGCTCTCGCCAGACTATAGCGTGCCAGAGACAGTCCGTCCGGCTGAGATGGACTGGATCTGGGAGACGCCCGAACTCAATCCGCGAGAACAAGTTGTCCTCTCGGCATATTACCGCGAAGGCTTTTCGGTCCGGGAAATCAGTCGGGGACTTGGGATCTCTGAAAATGCGACCAAACTCCTCATGTCGCGCGCGAGGAAGAAGATTCGGCCACTCTTGGGTAGTGTCTGA
- a CDS encoding VTT domain-containing protein, translated as MPVWIQHIEIGIRELAPIVPLELFISVGAFAEEIIAPIPSMLVTTTAGFFAQVEGRTVLFVLWLAILGGLGKLAGSYIYYLIGDKLEDVVVGRYGRYLGLGHADIERIGQRFTGHHWRDGGLIFVLRLIPFVPTILVSISCGVVRIEKRVFLFASYAGNFCKDLFYISIGYYGIRALKVYLMDIERVRFGVGVVSTIVVIGSLIFLYIHRHHGVRFFGYLWKRFGRK; from the coding sequence ATGCCCGTCTGGATCCAGCATATCGAAATCGGCATCCGCGAGTTGGCACCTATCGTTCCGCTCGAACTTTTCATTTCTGTGGGTGCCTTTGCCGAGGAAATCATCGCGCCTATTCCTTCGATGCTCGTGACGACGACGGCGGGATTCTTTGCTCAGGTAGAAGGTCGCACGGTGCTCTTCGTGTTGTGGCTCGCCATCCTGGGTGGTCTGGGTAAACTCGCTGGATCGTATATCTACTATCTGATCGGCGATAAGCTCGAAGATGTCGTTGTTGGACGCTATGGCCGATACTTGGGACTTGGTCATGCTGATATCGAACGGATTGGTCAGCGTTTCACTGGTCATCACTGGCGAGATGGAGGACTCATATTTGTACTTCGTCTCATTCCGTTTGTGCCAACTATTCTGGTTTCGATCTCGTGTGGCGTCGTGCGGATAGAGAAGCGTGTATTTCTTTTCGCTTCCTATGCTGGAAATTTTTGCAAGGACCTCTTCTATATCTCCATCGGTTACTACGGAATCCGAGCGCTCAAGGTTTATCTCATGGATATCGAGCGGGTGCGTTTCGGTGTTGGAGTCGTCTCGACGATAGTGGTCATCGGCAGCCTCATCTTTCTGTACATCCATCGTCACCACGGAGTACGCTTTTTCGGATACTTGTGGAAGCGTTTTGGGAGAAAGTAG
- a CDS encoding ribonucleoside triphosphate reductase produces MPLYKIQKRNGAIVDFEPGKIEQAIHKALAAVRTPDSDQAKILAVDVATLAEERYGEKIPSVEDIQDIVEETLIRYDYADVAKAYILYREKRREVREDRNVVVEVEKTIQEYLDKLDWRVNENANQGYSLGGMILNTSGKVIANYWLSHIYPKAVGDAHRNGDYHIHDLSMFSGYCAGWSLRVLLEEGFNGVPNKIESGPPKHLSSAVAMMVNFLGTLQNEWAGAQAFSSFDTYLAPFVKKYELELRADAEGYGLKFSSEEAQQRYLTDKVYDYVYQNVQSFVFNLNIPSRWGTQTPFTNITLDWDCPADMRDKRLILGGKPFGYTFGQLQGEMDIINRAFIAVMSTGDAKGRTFTFPIPTYNVTKDFEWGDPKNLPLFEMTAKYGTPYFQNFVNSDLNPSDVRSMCCRLQLDLRELRKRGGGLFGSAEMTGSIGVVTINLARIGYLCQGDKDVFLKRLEHLMELSKTSLEIKRTEIQKWIDRGLFPYTKRYLGYLKNHFSTIGINGLNEAVRNFTGDAENITTLAGQTFALEVLDFMRERIKDYQEETGNFFNLEATPAEGTTTRFAREDKKRFPAILQAGTAEAPYYTNSSQLPVGFTDDVFEVLALQDKLQTKYTGGTVLHCYMNERVSSGEACRSLVRNILSNFRLPYITITPTFSICPKHGYLEGEHDFCPKCDAELGITDGERCDGTSRKMYTSPQAEK; encoded by the coding sequence ATGCCGCTCTACAAGATCCAGAAACGCAATGGGGCCATCGTCGATTTCGAGCCCGGAAAGATCGAACAAGCTATCCATAAGGCGCTCGCCGCTGTCCGTACGCCTGACTCCGACCAAGCCAAGATCCTCGCGGTGGATGTCGCGACGCTTGCCGAGGAGCGTTATGGGGAGAAGATCCCGAGCGTGGAGGATATCCAGGATATCGTCGAGGAGACACTCATCCGCTATGACTACGCTGATGTCGCCAAGGCGTATATCCTTTATCGCGAGAAGCGGCGCGAAGTACGAGAGGACCGAAATGTGGTTGTGGAAGTCGAAAAGACCATTCAGGAATATCTTGACAAGCTCGATTGGCGGGTGAATGAGAACGCCAACCAGGGCTATTCACTCGGTGGCATGATTCTGAACACGTCGGGGAAAGTCATCGCCAACTACTGGCTCTCGCATATCTATCCGAAGGCAGTGGGAGACGCCCACCGCAATGGTGACTATCACATCCATGACCTGAGTATGTTCTCCGGGTACTGCGCGGGCTGGAGCCTGCGAGTCTTGCTCGAGGAGGGGTTCAATGGCGTGCCGAATAAGATTGAGTCGGGTCCGCCCAAGCACCTGTCATCGGCTGTCGCGATGATGGTAAATTTTCTTGGCACGCTTCAGAACGAATGGGCCGGGGCGCAGGCGTTTTCGAGCTTTGATACCTATCTCGCGCCGTTCGTGAAGAAATACGAGCTGGAGCTGCGGGCTGATGCCGAGGGTTATGGTTTGAAATTCTCCTCCGAGGAAGCGCAGCAACGTTATCTCACGGACAAGGTCTATGACTATGTCTATCAGAACGTGCAGTCGTTTGTCTTCAATCTGAATATCCCATCGCGCTGGGGGACGCAGACGCCGTTTACCAATATCACACTGGATTGGGACTGTCCGGCCGACATGCGGGACAAGCGGCTCATCCTTGGCGGCAAGCCATTTGGCTACACCTTCGGCCAGCTTCAGGGGGAGATGGATATCATCAATCGAGCCTTCATCGCGGTGATGTCGACCGGCGATGCGAAGGGACGGACCTTCACCTTCCCGATCCCGACCTATAACGTGACGAAGGACTTTGAATGGGGGGACCCGAAGAATCTTCCGCTTTTCGAGATGACCGCCAAGTATGGTACGCCGTACTTTCAGAACTTCGTCAATTCCGACCTAAACCCGAGTGACGTGCGTTCGATGTGCTGCCGCTTACAGCTCGATCTCCGCGAGCTCCGGAAGCGCGGGGGTGGATTGTTCGGTTCGGCAGAGATGACCGGATCGATCGGTGTCGTGACGATCAACCTGGCGCGCATCGGCTACCTCTGCCAGGGCGACAAAGATGTCTTCTTGAAACGTCTCGAGCATCTCATGGAGCTCAGTAAGACCTCGCTGGAGATCAAACGCACCGAGATACAGAAGTGGATCGACCGCGGACTGTTTCCCTACACGAAGCGCTATCTCGGGTACTTGAAAAATCATTTTTCAACGATCGGGATCAATGGCCTGAATGAAGCGGTTCGTAATTTCACGGGTGATGCAGAAAATATCACGACGCTCGCCGGACAGACCTTCGCGTTGGAAGTGCTCGATTTCATGCGCGAGCGGATCAAAGACTATCAGGAAGAGACAGGGAATTTCTTCAATCTCGAGGCGACACCAGCTGAAGGGACGACGACCCGGTTCGCTCGGGAGGACAAGAAACGGTTTCCTGCTATCCTGCAGGCCGGCACAGCGGAGGCTCCATACTACACAAATTCGTCTCAGCTCCCGGTCGGCTTTACGGATGATGTGTTTGAAGTCCTCGCGCTTCAGGACAAACTTCAGACCAAGTATACGGGTGGGACAGTCCTGCACTGCTACATGAATGAGCGAGTCAGTTCCGGTGAAGCCTGCCGTAGCCTGGTCCGGAACATCCTCTCGAACTTCCGCCTGCCCTATATCACGATCACGCCGACCTTTTCGATCTGTCCCAAACACGGCTACCTCGAAGGCGAACACGACTTCTGTCCGAAATGCGACGCCGAGCTCGGGATTACGGACGGCGAACGATGTGATGGAACATCGCGCAAGATGTACACGAGTCCGCAGGCGGAAAAATAA
- a CDS encoding transposase has translation MYTAEDEVSFSRFFHQVKQLGYDLQIVVADDRSGLKKALLKVFPSARLQLCHNHYLENIRVALRVRSEERYRPFFYALKESVFGEREDVTNAIRSFAASIKREKRLLKNIVSEIAYRQEELFNYLLLPGCPNNTNLIELYNSHLNGRLKTIKGFQSFASAQCWLNAWMIRRRTKPFTDCEAKFKYLNGYPSLSLSIKKQARWPETLVKLGVEAVKLFEKKRPTIN, from the coding sequence TTGTATACAGCGGAAGATGAGGTGTCCTTCTCACGTTTCTTCCATCAAGTGAAGCAACTTGGCTATGATCTTCAGATCGTGGTCGCCGATGACCGCTCTGGCCTGAAAAAGGCTCTCCTGAAGGTTTTTCCGTCGGCTCGGCTGCAGCTCTGCCACAACCACTACCTGGAGAATATCCGGGTGGCTTTACGGGTGCGGAGTGAAGAGCGATACCGGCCCTTCTTTTACGCTCTCAAGGAGAGCGTGTTTGGAGAACGAGAGGATGTGACGAACGCCATTCGATCTTTTGCCGCGAGCATCAAGAGAGAGAAACGTCTGCTCAAAAACATCGTAAGTGAGATAGCGTACCGGCAGGAGGAACTCTTCAATTACTTGCTGCTGCCAGGCTGTCCCAACAACACCAATCTCATTGAACTCTACAATTCCCATCTCAATGGGAGGCTGAAGACGATCAAGGGTTTTCAGAGTTTTGCTTCGGCTCAGTGTTGGTTGAATGCGTGGATGATACGGAGGAGAACCAAGCCTTTTACAGATTGTGAAGCTAAATTTAAATATTTGAACGGTTACCCTTCACTCTCTTTGAGTATCAAAAAACAGGCTCGCTGGCCTGAGACATTAGTAAAACTAGGCGTAGAAGCAGTAAAACTTTTTGAAAAAAAGCGCCCTACTATCAACTGA
- a CDS encoding anaerobic ribonucleoside-triphosphate reductase activating protein: MKLSAIQKFTLLDYPGKVACIAFTPGCDLRCRFCHNPEFVLPERLCALAASFISEEHFFCFLAERRGLLEGVVVTGGEPTVWKDLPEFLAQIKALGFATKLDTNGNNPVALARVIDRGLVDYIAMDVKTSLADYPALVGSNVRPEHIRESIALIRASGVEYEFRTTLIREHHTEAVLEAMRELLSGATQIYFQTFRPEHTLDPAYAGFHGFSLTEMEVIAERFGSPGQPAGIRV, encoded by the coding sequence ATGAAACTTTCTGCGATCCAAAAGTTCACGTTGCTCGATTATCCCGGCAAGGTGGCCTGCATCGCGTTTACGCCGGGTTGTGATTTGCGCTGCAGATTCTGTCACAATCCCGAGTTTGTGTTACCGGAACGCCTGTGTGCTTTGGCGGCGAGTTTTATCTCCGAGGAGCACTTCTTCTGTTTCCTCGCTGAGCGCCGGGGTTTGCTCGAGGGAGTTGTGGTGACTGGGGGTGAACCGACCGTCTGGAAAGATTTGCCCGAATTCCTCGCTCAGATCAAAGCTCTCGGATTCGCTACCAAGCTTGATACCAATGGTAATAATCCGGTGGCGTTGGCTCGAGTGATCGATCGTGGTCTCGTCGATTATATCGCGATGGATGTTAAGACATCACTCGCCGACTATCCGGCACTCGTCGGATCGAACGTTCGGCCAGAACATATCCGAGAGAGCATTGCGCTCATTCGAGCAAGCGGCGTCGAGTACGAGTTTCGCACAACCCTCATTCGTGAGCACCATACGGAAGCGGTGCTCGAGGCGATGAGGGAACTTTTGTCGGGCGCGACACAGATCTATTTCCAGACATTTCGGCCAGAGCACACGCTCGACCCGGCCTACGCTGGGTTTCATGGCTTTTCCCTGACCGAGATGGAAGTGATCGCTGAGCGCTTTGGTTCTCCGGGCCAGCCAGCCGGCATCCGAGTCTGA
- a CDS encoding ferric reductase-like transmembrane domain-containing protein has protein sequence MSEYKLSNSRDYFIAALVSVVLTVFLGVYLLLRRGYVFAAPVSAGALYVPNKVLAGVAVVLIGLSFLVGPLTRYFNRFDSWLNYRKEIGIVGGLFGILHGLVSVFLIPEKFTLEGLFSSYSFGTTIAGLIALLIFAALIVISYQAMIKRIGGVRWWFLQRWGIRIGVAALAYHVIAMKWVGWVKWFQVGVPKTPELANPWMAPASLLVTLFLVWVVLIRLYEAVFLFRSLGWSGTREISNDVSLLRRGRRFVQYSLMLLIGAYAVVVFRWMV, from the coding sequence ATGTCTGAATATAAACTCTCGAACTCGCGCGACTACTTCATCGCCGCACTGGTTAGTGTGGTTCTCACCGTGTTCCTGGGGGTCTACCTCTTGCTCCGCCGTGGATATGTTTTTGCGGCACCGGTTTCGGCGGGCGCGCTGTATGTCCCAAACAAGGTACTCGCCGGTGTGGCTGTCGTTCTCATCGGTCTCTCGTTCTTGGTCGGTCCGCTGACGCGCTACTTCAACCGCTTCGACAGTTGGCTCAACTATCGCAAAGAGATTGGGATTGTTGGTGGGTTGTTTGGTATCCTTCATGGACTGGTCTCAGTGTTTCTGATTCCAGAAAAATTCACCCTCGAAGGCCTTTTCTCTTCCTATTCCTTCGGGACGACGATTGCTGGGCTCATCGCTCTTCTCATCTTCGCTGCGCTTATCGTGATTTCATATCAAGCGATGATCAAGCGGATCGGCGGTGTCCGCTGGTGGTTCCTGCAGCGCTGGGGCATCCGGATCGGTGTCGCGGCCCTGGCCTATCACGTCATCGCGATGAAATGGGTGGGCTGGGTGAAATGGTTTCAGGTCGGCGTCCCGAAAACACCCGAACTTGCCAATCCGTGGATGGCACCAGCGAGCCTACTTGTCACGCTCTTTCTCGTCTGGGTGGTGCTCATCCGTCTCTATGAAGCCGTCTTTCTCTTCCGGAGCCTCGGCTGGTCAGGGACTCGGGAAATTTCAAACGATGTCAGTCTGCTCCGTCGCGGCCGACGATTTGTTCAGTATAGCCTGATGCTTCTCATTGGGGCGTACGCAGTAGTTGTGTTTCGTTGGATGGTCTAG
- a CDS encoding GIY-YIG nuclease family protein, producing the protein MSRSMVRVHDHPLEITDNSRLTTDSKKKVGLVVGCGWWVIGSQIYSGVEQSVPPGRDWLMRLPMLDTSLPFSVYVIQSENGRRYIGISADVTERITAHNQGRSQWTKRHQQWVLVHKEDYASYTEARKRENYLKSLKGGRKFLEIIYSGVEQSGSSLGS; encoded by the coding sequence ATGTCGAGGTCCATGGTTCGAGTCCATGATCACCCACTTGAGATAACCGACAACTCACGACTAACAACCGACAGCAAGAAGAAAGTAGGTCTCGTCGTAGGTTGTGGGTGGTGGGTTATAGGTTCTCAAATATACAGCGGGGTAGAGCAGTCTGTCCCGCCCGGGCGGGATTGGCTCATGAGACTCCCTATGCTCGACACGAGTTTACCGTTCAGCGTTTATGTAATACAATCCGAAAATGGGCGCAGGTACATCGGTATCTCCGCTGACGTTACGGAGAGGATTACTGCTCACAATCAGGGTCGCTCCCAGTGGACCAAGAGACACCAACAATGGGTACTCGTTCACAAAGAAGACTATGCGAGTTACACCGAAGCGCGAAAGAGGGAAAACTATCTCAAAAGTTTAAAGGGTGGTCGGAAGTTCCTAGAGATCATATACAGCGGGGTAGAGCAGTCTGGCAGCTCGCTTGGCTCATAA
- a CDS encoding ferric reductase-like transmembrane domain-containing protein, with translation MQHPICGNRKARVFTGFARILLFCVLMYSAQVHASVKDTDADGLTDVAETDLYFTNPTDSDTDGDGISDFQEIKQGTNPLVVNVTSSLARQLQMDEQLPLAWYIGRASGILAFILLTIVVVNGLLMTTRLVFRFLPPALNYEMHRFLSWMALVAVIGHFISFTFDKYLRITVSEGLIPFTLIRDFPSALGYSLRWTIGIGTLALYGIVAQVLVSQLKGRFIGLKKWRLLHYTGFLAYALFLIHGIFAGTDSKEWWMIWLYSLSASLVLLLTMLRIVASIRNARKVAVS, from the coding sequence ATGCAACACCCTATCTGTGGAAATCGTAAAGCTCGCGTGTTCACTGGTTTCGCTCGGATCCTACTGTTCTGTGTACTCATGTACTCGGCACAGGTGCACGCATCCGTCAAGGACACGGATGCAGATGGGTTGACTGATGTGGCCGAGACTGATTTGTATTTCACGAATCCAACAGATTCGGATACTGATGGCGATGGGATTTCGGATTTCCAGGAAATCAAACAAGGGACCAATCCGCTTGTGGTGAATGTGACGTCATCGCTTGCGAGGCAGCTACAAATGGATGAACAGTTGCCGCTTGCCTGGTATATCGGACGAGCCAGTGGCATCCTGGCATTTATTCTCCTCACGATCGTAGTCGTGAACGGACTCCTGATGACGACTCGCCTTGTTTTCCGCTTCCTGCCACCCGCTTTGAATTACGAGATGCATCGGTTTCTCTCTTGGATGGCACTTGTTGCGGTCATCGGGCACTTCATCAGTTTCACGTTTGATAAGTATCTCCGGATAACCGTCTCCGAGGGGCTGATTCCGTTCACACTCATTCGTGACTTCCCTTCTGCTCTGGGTTACAGTCTCCGTTGGACGATCGGTATTGGGACGCTTGCGTTGTACGGGATAGTTGCTCAGGTACTCGTTTCGCAGCTGAAGGGACGGTTTATCGGGCTCAAGAAATGGCGGTTATTGCATTACACTGGATTTCTCGCTTATGCACTCTTCCTCATTCATGGAATTTTTGCGGGCACTGATTCCAAGGAATGGTGGATGATCTGGCTCTACAGTTTGTCTGCTAGCCTTGTCCTGCTACTGACGATGCTCCGTATCGTCGCTTCGATCAGGAATGCCCGGAAGGTCGCGGTCAGTTAG
- a CDS encoding FAD:protein FMN transferase, with product MKTDVACEILFSVGQEQEAQAALQEVFVLFRAFEARYSRFIEGNEIWQFNRGSGSVVSPEFFRLLSEAKQYYGTTGGLFDPSILPVLEREGYVGAASGITPELRRGFAELSLNQETLTVTKPRELVIDFGGIGKGFIVDRVADFLGQRFENFLIDAGGDIYTKGANRKEGYPYWAIEVEHTAHEESSVLLTLSDMAVATSGVNRRFWKKDGERKHHIIDPMIGSSAATDFISVTVIASSTTAADVWAKSLFIAGKNGADALAERFHIPAVFVGADHNQYANEYATPYLWKS from the coding sequence ATGAAGACAGATGTCGCTTGCGAGATTCTGTTCTCTGTTGGACAGGAACAGGAAGCGCAGGCTGCTCTCCAGGAAGTATTTGTGCTCTTCCGGGCTTTCGAGGCGCGCTACAGTCGCTTCATTGAAGGGAATGAAATATGGCAGTTCAATCGAGGGTCGGGGAGTGTCGTCTCTCCAGAATTCTTTCGTCTCCTTAGTGAGGCAAAACAGTATTATGGAACAACGGGCGGGTTGTTCGATCCGAGTATCCTACCTGTTCTCGAACGAGAAGGATATGTCGGGGCAGCGAGCGGTATCACTCCAGAGCTGCGGCGAGGGTTCGCTGAACTCTCTCTGAATCAAGAGACGCTCACAGTAACCAAACCGCGTGAGCTCGTGATTGATTTCGGGGGTATCGGGAAGGGTTTCATCGTGGATCGAGTCGCCGATTTTTTGGGACAGCGTTTCGAGAACTTTCTCATCGATGCAGGTGGGGATATCTATACGAAAGGGGCAAATCGGAAAGAAGGGTACCCATACTGGGCAATCGAGGTTGAACATACAGCACATGAAGAATCGTCTGTTTTGCTCACTCTTTCCGATATGGCAGTGGCGACATCGGGAGTGAATCGACGTTTCTGGAAGAAGGATGGAGAACGGAAACATCACATCATCGATCCAATGATCGGGAGCAGCGCGGCCACTGATTTCATCTCAGTGACGGTTATCGCTTCAAGCACGACTGCGGCTGATGTGTGGGCGAAGTCGCTATTTATCGCCGGCAAGAATGGGGCGGATGCCCTGGCCGAGAGATTTCACATCCCCGCCGTGTTTGTCGGAGCCGACCATAACCAATATGCAAACGAGTATGCAACACCCTATCTGTGGAAATCGTAA
- a CDS encoding LysE family transporter: MEYFFPAITIGIIAFLAAVSPGPDFIVVAKNSLNARKIGLMTALGVGLGILVHVAYSLLGIGLIISQSIILFSIIKYVGAAYLLYLGIQLVRTKKESFKEISVEKGDGNISLSQALKEGFITNALNPKATLFFLSIFTQVIDVKTPLIVQGMYGIEIAFIVGIWFSLLAFIISAPLVRNKFSKVQYYLSKIMGVALVAFGIKLALQNQK, translated from the coding sequence ATGGAGTATTTTTTCCCAGCTATTACAATAGGAATTATCGCCTTTTTGGCTGCTGTAAGCCCAGGGCCAGACTTTATTGTGGTAGCAAAGAACAGTCTGAATGCCCGTAAGATTGGACTCATGACAGCCTTAGGTGTAGGGCTAGGGATACTCGTACATGTAGCTTATTCACTTTTGGGGATTGGCCTTATTATTTCTCAGTCCATTATTCTATTTTCTATCATTAAATATGTTGGAGCTGCTTACTTATTGTATCTTGGTATTCAATTGGTAAGAACAAAAAAAGAAAGTTTCAAAGAGATTTCCGTAGAAAAAGGAGATGGGAACATCTCTCTATCTCAAGCTCTAAAAGAAGGTTTTATCACAAATGCTCTCAATCCAAAAGCCACTCTCTTTTTTCTGAGCATTTTCACTCAAGTCATTGATGTAAAAACACCACTGATTGTACAGGGAATGTACGGCATAGAAATTGCTTTTATTGTAGGAATCTGGTTTTCTCTCCTTGCATTTATTATTTCTGCACCCCTTGTCCGTAATAAGTTTTCGAAGGTGCAGTACTACCTCTCTAAAATAATGGGAGTGGCTCTTGTTGCGTTTGGTATTAAGCTGGCTTTGCAGAATCAGAAATAA
- a CDS encoding histidine phosphatase family protein → MVVTDHYLRHAEKGKGRMGGDLSAAGEGAAAAVGHTLSEQDVIKAYTGTVPRTKDTAQLIVGASPTERKLVPRIRQSLDGFAGFFVDPQKSPLWQKLLDDLAHIPRDLPPDEQKKEIARIGEEFTTQWIAFEDKRPDEGTLSPLEVALNMAKSTVTHSKMAERLKSGTKNELINVTHEGMLTAMLRYFLRRKNEDGTYTEGKELLEKLGPVQYLDDIIIRTATDAQGKRTSTATFRGEEYVVTGEELLAHHKDSQTSS, encoded by the coding sequence GTGGTCGTAACGGATCACTATCTACGACATGCAGAAAAAGGCAAGGGGCGCATGGGCGGCGACCTCAGCGCTGCAGGAGAAGGAGCCGCTGCTGCTGTGGGCCACACCCTCTCCGAACAGGATGTTATTAAAGCCTATACGGGCACCGTGCCGCGCACGAAAGATACAGCTCAATTAATTGTGGGGGCGTCACCAACGGAAAGGAAGCTCGTCCCTCGTATCCGCCAGTCTTTGGATGGGTTTGCTGGCTTCTTCGTTGACCCTCAGAAATCTCCTCTCTGGCAAAAACTTCTAGATGATTTGGCTCATATTCCGAGGGACCTTCCTCCTGACGAACAAAAAAAGGAAATTGCCAGAATCGGCGAAGAATTTACGACTCAATGGATTGCCTTTGAAGATAAACGTCCTGATGAAGGAACCTTGTCTCCACTTGAGGTGGCGTTAAACATGGCTAAGAGTACCGTCACTCACAGCAAAATGGCAGAGAGGCTGAAGAGTGGCACCAAAAACGAACTTATCAACGTCACGCATGAAGGGATGCTCACGGCAATGCTTCGCTACTTCCTCAGGCGAAAAAATGAGGACGGAACCTATACAGAAGGTAAAGAACTCTTAGAGAAGCTTGGGCCAGTACAATATCTGGATGATATTATTATCCGAACAGCCACTGACGCCCAAGGAAAACGAACGAGTACGGCCACTTTTCGAGGAGAAGAGTATGTAGTGACTGGAGAAGAGCTTCTTGCTCACCATAAGGATTCACAAACTTCCTCTTAA